In Lactuca sativa cultivar Salinas chromosome 5, Lsat_Salinas_v11, whole genome shotgun sequence, the DNA window attaaatttgcgcatgttaattttattttttattttattttatttaattctcacccatgcacaaatttagggggagaaataatcaaaaatccaaaaaaaataaaaaaaaatgaaaatccattaaaaatccgaaaataaaaaatgttgttGTTAGTCTTATTTGCAGGTGTTGtactgggaaatgaaattagcaagtgataaaaggcaatctgaatctgcatAACGTACCTAatttgaatcgtctacgctctgtgcttgatgcactggtaggcacgaaaaattttaaatggacttgactagggaaagttgaacctaatgaatttaaggacttgacaaactttgacctagttagatccgtttagcctgacatcacgacgcttggataggttgagcagggagatatacatagGAATCTACCGGTCTCATTAAATAatccgtatctagaactgtggattcacttttcctcgatgtgcggactttgtccttaattccggttggatggggtgactggggaattccgataacctaggtctgtagaaggttattttctttctttctgtatgttattcatatgttgcctcctctgcgtgatcgagagatccgacctagaATAtagcatatgcaactctatctctctgcatcttctatctatgcaattctttccatctgttagccatatactgtctcctctatgtgactcaaaatccgacctagTACAGTATATGCAACGTTCTCTTCTCAATACCTctgaaacttcagttagtcatatgttttatcctttgcgtgattggaagagatccgacctggatgtacaacatatgcattctaaatctatcttctctcttaataattgtctgctcacccggtgtaaggagtattttggaagtccttgatggctggggcatcccaggaagcgggaaacacgttctagtataattaaaattgaacacatacaggttgtttgtagatctcgctgctcaatttaggtggacaacaatatcattggttgtagtcagttaaatggacataagaaaattttatttaagaattaggtcCAATCATGATACTAAAATTATAATCATCTATATGAATgtgtcatgtcattggtaaattgtcctaAAATTGTTTcgaatttttcgtgtttaagtggaccacaatattggcgatcgatcagacgaagatgtgaagataagggtaccgacaagtggaatgaGGTTGTCCAGCAACTTTGATCCCAGCGTCACAAATACATCATCAGTAATTAAATTTTAAGATGTGCATTTTAGTTGGagttaaattatttaattttaattttaattttaattttacatttattttgttaactATTAaagaaattttaatttttaaattttgcaaaattaattttatgtttatttttatttttattttattttatttttatttttattttattttattttttattttttatttttatattaatcctcaaaaagagttatttttaatttttggaCTTTGTTGGACCCTGTCTTATACTGTGTGGCTGTCAGGTAAATGCAAAATGGGTATATATAAGAGTTTACCGCCGGAATCTCCATCACTTTTCTgattccggccgcaaactcctctccaccctctctctcttcaaaaaaaatttcatCAAATCTTGCAAATCTAATCCGATAGTCTCGAAGGTAATGAGTTTTGGACCAGGAATATGTATCTTATTGCATGATTCACTGCGTTTTTTAGGCAGAAATCGAGAAATAAGAGTCGTCGAAGTTTGCGGCCcaagcttacggctgtaaactgcttgcgaccgtaaactccttagatGGTCGATAGTTTACTGGcaaggggtttacggtcgtaaagccCTGTTGACCGCAAACCCCAATGTTGACCGCAAACTCAAAATTTGacttaaaatttgattttaacctaatttaaagtttttattttttgatcaaaattaaattaaaaccttTGCTATTCGTTTGGTTCTTTCTATCTTACTTGGTATAGTTAGTGCATATCAATGGCAAACCTCAAATTTGCAGACATGCATAATCTGGCTATCGTTTTAGCAGATCCTCCAGCTGTTCACTCGGACCTCAAGTCGATGATTCACAGACTCAGGGAATGCTGTCTGTCATCAGCTATCACTGTGAATCCACTTGTCTATCAAAATTTGATCAGAGAATTCTGGGTGACTACTAAAatggaaatggatgatgttggagTTATCGTCATTAAAGCTACTGTAAAAAGACGCGAGATAGTGATCACTGAGGGCTTTATCAGAGATACGTTGTTGATTAACGATCAACCTAATTTTCCCACGGAAATTGGGATTAAGGTTGCTCAAAGATTTCTTAGGAGGATGGGATATGAAGGCACATCACCTCCAACTTTAAAGAAGCTCTTACCTCCGTATTGGAGATTTTTGGCGCATGTGTTCGTTAGCTGCATTTCAGGAAGAAGATCAGGAGCTGATGAAATTTCAATGAGGAATACAGGAGCAATCGTTTCTCTTTCTACCGGaataaaattcaatttttctAGATTTATCTTGGATGAGTTTACAGTAAACATCAGGGCTTCAACCCGAGATACTTTCTTATTGTATCCTTGGTTCGTTCAATTGTTTATCGATACTCAGTTTCCAGATATGGTAAAGGAAGGTGATACTCTTGACATGAAATCATTGGGTCCTCATACTGTAGGGCTCATCAAGCAGAACCAGAAAGGAAAATTCATTTTCAAGGAAAGTATCCTCTAGAAAAGTTTGGAAAGTTTGCCGAATTGAATGAATCCTCAGAATCTTACGAATCCTCCGACAAGATGTCTTCTGAGCCTGCATCTTCTGAAATCATCTCTAAACGACGTTGTTATTACTGTATCTGATGATGAAAATACTAAAAAGGAAGATACTCCTACTCCTAAAGCTTATGTGGCAGAAGAACATGGTTTAGTATCTCCTTGTGATCAACGTAATCTTGAGGGAATGAATGTGGAGTCTAAGATGGATGTTGAGGAAGATAAAAATGATTTGTTTGATGATCTTGATCTCACTGGATTTGATCATGATGATATTGATGCTTCTCTTGCTAGTAGTACTAATTTTCTTACAAGCGAGAACCTTGACACGATTTTTAACAATGTCGATGAAGTTGTTCCTCCAACAACAGAGACAAGGGAGTCTAATGAAGTTCTTGAAACTGCACCTCCTACTTCCAACCAAATGGCGAATACTTCCACTCCAATGGAGACGGTTATAGGATTTCATCCTCCTGTTTCTGTTTCTCCTATCAtagagccatttttgagtgatctcACATCAATACAGACCGGTGAACCCCCgttgaaaagaagaagaaggaatcCAAGGCAAAGTGATTTAATTGAAGATCTTGTTAGTGGCCTTCCTATACCACCAACCACTACTCCTAGTCTTTCTACAACCAAACTGTTTACTGTGGGCTCTGACACCACTTTTGAAGTTGGTGGATCTTCCATTCCACCTGGGTTTTCTCATCCTCGATCTACTCCCGATGAAGCTTCTGTAAGATTAGCCATGCATTTGGCTGAGGATCAATTTTTTATGCCTCCCCCACGTGGTAAAGGTATTTCTATTGGGGATGGCAGTTCTGGAGGAGACAATCTTACTATCCCTGGGTTACAGAAGGAGATATCGGTGCTTAGTTAGAAGAACATTGAGCTTGACATCCGTGTTTCGGATCTTCAAGTTGAAAATTCAAAGCTTAATGTTCAAGTTTCTTAACTTCAATCTGACAATTCAAAGCTTGGTGTACAAGTAGCTGATCTTCTTAAGGACAAAGCTGTAAAGTCGAAGCAGATTTCTGATCTTCAGGATCATTTCAATCTTTTGACTTCAAGCTATTttgagctaaagaagaagcttgaggaagacctTGGTGATAAGTATCAAACGTCTGCTGATGAATACAAAATCAATCTTCATGTTCAAGCCTTTCTTGTTTCCATGCCAACTGGTCAGACATCAGTGGTTGTTGGTCGTGTTGAAGATGAGCCTCCCCAAGCCCCTCATGTCTTAGTAATAATTCACGATGCACAAGAGGAAGCAGATAAGAAGGGGAAATTGTTGTTTAAACGAAACCCTAACCAAAATGCTTCTTGGGATGAACCTGCAATTAGAGTGACTGATCTTGAGGTTGTTCGATTCAGAGATACATTTGGTGATAGATCGGGAATTGTTtcttggggatttcatgatccACTCAAGATGAGGATTGATCAGTTAGaaaaaactcttagatcgtttagatctttcacaagtgcgATAAAAGAATTCTAACAGTTTAAgaacaaataagaacaaacacagaTCAGAATCAAATatgagcttatgattcaaaactgagtcacgcctcaacagagctcgatgaagaacttccgttgtagaggcgagctagggctTACAGAATAGTAAATACGAAAATAATGAAAGAGTTAACTTCTAAGCCTACATGCATGCagtttatatactaaaccctaatgtaaAATAATGCACGGCTGGACAGGTTCAATACCGGCAACTAAACTAGGCTATGAACCGAGCCCATGACACAATCCtctagactcaacaatctccccctgtgcgtcaaatgaggcgagataTTATTTCTCCTGAGCAGGTTTCACCGTGTTTATAACTTTCAACAGTTTAGGAATAATGGCGAGAAGAGTCTGTCGGAATAgaatgtaccacctcagcatgtcgacaaatagatttttatcagCAGCAGTGTTCTGGTCGCACCTttgtataatttctaatatatgcTCGAGACAGGACGTCGAGAAAAGGTGTTtatcaacaagagcgaacatgcacttttgaccttcgcccctgagaAACATTACTGTGTGATACTTGGAATCAATCTTCACCTTGATGATGGAATTAACATTGCCAGCTCTAACCATCAGTTTGATCGTTGGTCGCTTGTGTATGGCAGATGCAATttcctggtccatcttcgctacctcatgtatgtagcgaacaagcatacgcttgacatgatcCATAATTGGCTGATACTCTTGAGGATTTGACAAAAggatgttgttgaggagtatccagtcatgggggttgaggttcggtagatcagccaGGGAAAATTGGTGAACAGAGCCTCCGGTTCCTCTAGTCACTCGGAACTTGACGTTTATGAATTTCCCTACTGTGTAGGGCGTCATCACCCTGACGGTGGTTATCTTCTTTGAACTCCATGTCTGGTATTGAGGTTGAGCAAAATCCAAGTAAAAATCTAAaagatccctatctaccttcgggtctggagatgGAATGGCGGCAGTGGAGTTGAAACAGTGGAAGACgaatgcctttctagtgattggcatatcgaactgctcATCCCTGGATTTGTCACAGCTGAATGACATTATAGGTTCGAGCCATAGTGCAGCTGGCTCGTCAATCGCACACCTCTGAAGTGATTCTTTAGTCCATTCAGGGAACATGGCCTTTTTCTTTTCAAGGAGCTCTGCCTCCTTTCGCTTCTATTCAAGCTCAACCTTCTCCTTCATAGACATTTCTATAATTCGTTTTTCTGAAGAATCAACCTTTGGGACAGGCTTCCTGGGGATTTCAACGTAGACATCATCTTCTTCGTTGTCGGTATCATCTTCAccgattttcttctttttcttttctttattactgaccgaagcttcattacccttcggttcagcaATAGGCTTGGaggaagaaggaggaggttgatTTGTTTCTTGTCTTTCTTGCTTCAactctttctctcccccttgttgcggttggacaccagtcaccggaacaccctcgatacgaCTAAGGACGTCTAGTGCCGGTCGGAGCTTTTCTGCTAAATGCCTTCGGGTGGTGATAGTGACAAGGGGATCATGAACTTTAATTAGATGAAGAAGGATGGAGTGAATGTCTGCAGCAGAACTCCTAATTACCTCCTTCTATGACTTGAGGTCATCAATCTCAGCATGAGCAGTTTTTAGCTTGTGAGTTTGCAATTTAAGCTGATTTGTACGTCTGGCAAGCTCATCCATAACACCGTTTTCCATAGCTAAGTCTGCTTCAAGTTGAGATAAGCGTTCGCTGACATTAGCATGGAACGCTTCACTCGCCTATTGAATAGCAAGGCGTGCTGCTTTAACCTTCGAGCATTCAAACTGTAGAGTTTGTTGAAGAGATTCTATAGAAGAATTAACTATAGCAGCATTCTTGGCAGCAGTAGCCTGCAAAGAGTCTAAAAAGATGTGAGCCTgggaaactagtttatcgacttttgtagtcgcttccttgcactcctttgtagaGGCATCAACAGCACGAGAGGCCTGTTGACACTGAGAAGTGGAAGCTTCAATAGCCTTGGCTGCAGCAGTTAAGGAGGCTGAATGTTCTGCAACAACTGATGAGAACAGGGCCTTTAAAGCAGCATCTGAATAAGCCtcggaggaagaggaggaaagcagTTGATCTGGCTTGTCGTTTACCACTTTGAGATGACGTTTGGTGATAGGcccatcatcatcatcctcactCTGGACTCGATAAGGACTGAAGTATGTAGAGTCgaactccaagtcctcaccgcccaaAATTGGTGTTGTTTCTATAGAAGGTGTGGGTGATAAGGGTTTAGAAGTagttggaggttcggttgttggTGGAGGTTTGGTTGTAAAAGTaggttcggttactggagggTTGGGAATAGTGAAGGTAGGTTTTGTAGTGGTGGTAGaggttgtatctgtgaaaatgggagtgggaataggtattgaagtgaagggtttagaggtgtttatTTGAGAGATATGAGGGACAGAAGCAGGAATTGtaacaggtggaggtgaaggaggcaATGTACGAACCGGAATTTCTGGAGTTGGGGAGCGAGGTGGAGTATCCCCTTGGCCCGAAGCCTCTTCATCTGAACTTTCATTCTCAGAGTCTGATGATAGAGCTTTCTTCTGGTTAGGAGGAACGCATTCTGAATCCGACTCGCtggaggattgaagaataagtctCCTTGCAGGCTTCTTCTGCTTTTTAGGTTGAGGAGGAGAAGGAGCAGCTTTATcagttttcctcttcttgggggTTTGGCCCTTGGATGGTTTTGTTATAGGACCCTCATTTTGTGATTCAGGTTTCATGCCCCTTTTGGCAGGTTTATCAGCTTCTTCAATTGAACGTAGCATCGCCAGCGTAAGTTCATGTCAACCAACAACTTTACACTTCCTGTACTGCTGAAGTACGTTACTGGCTGCAGAGATACAACCAAGCATGGTTTCTGGAATTGATCCGATGTACGAAAACTTTGTGGGGTCAGTGATGATGATCTTCGTCGTATGAAAGGTTGCGATGGAGGAAAACAAGGAATTCGCCATAGTAGGGACACGATTGCgatccattgcccatttggtgataaTGGACCAGAAACGCCCATATGAAATTTCTGAGTGCTCTGACGAAGAAAGTAGACTTTGAACCAGTTGTTGCCAAATGATAgacccatagtcaaggttgaGCCCGTTGTACAACCCATACAGCACCGTCATAAAGGACTTGCTAGCACCGTCAGAACAAGCACTACGCTCAGATAAACCCTTGAATAAAAGAGTGaataggccattccattgaggaggaaggcaggacttcttgaacttcgtgacggtggttagggtttcagtataccccatctgataaaacatAGTAAACAGTTGACCAGTAGAAACGGagtcagggtttaccagagatgGATCTTGTGAGAGACCGATTAGGGCACATAATCGACTCTTGGAGATGGAGACTTTCTCATCGTGAAGCTCAAAGTGGACACGTTCATTAGCCTTGTCGTAGAACTCCGTAGAGTAGACATGGGATAAGAACGACATTGTCACAATTTCAACCTTTGTCAGCGCATTGACgagtggagagtatttgagacactcaaccacatacaaCATGTACGGCTCATAAACGaagggagtaagatcgatgaCTAGGTTTTGTTGGGGTTTTATTGTGAGTAGGGATTGACGGACTGAGGtatcatgaacagatgaagattctACCATTATAGGAGCTTGAGAGTGATGATGAACAGTTGCAGAAAATAGGCGGGTTTCTTGGAGAGCTTTTTGGAAGTCATAAAGGTTGAGAGAGccccgttccaattccttttatacatacaaggaagagagagaagaatccggatgaaatcttggattatctcTAAAATCGTGCCTGAATTGATGTGTGGACAGTTGGCATGCCGAAgatgacgcaggagagagaaaaacatTTCCCGTTTTTCTTGTCTTTTTCATAAAATCACCCTTTTCAAATCGCCAACCGTTTGAATTTCTGCTGAGTCAACTAACTTTTCATTTCTATCGTTTCACCTGACGACGCTTAAGTTTTCGTGCATTGATAATCTGTGGAAAACTtagagttttggaaaattaaaaattttcatgcagagggtgtaaaagataaagaaataaaacaaatattttgGGATTATCTGTGATGTCATTTTTAGACATAAACCAATTGATTCTgggcaaaaatcacttccttcaacGTCAAGAGAGACATTTAAGTGCTTGCATGGTTTtccatgaaataacgatcaaAAACTTGTTAAGAAGTTTTGAAATGCATCTTTTAAGGTTAaaggggtggctttcgcttcaattcataatttcgatacttaacataagatcaaaaagagaatgaagtacttgtgagatcattgtgatctgttgaacaagtaggtgagaaATAATCTGTTAGTGACGAGAGAAtttaagaaatctcaaaaaaaaaaataaactggatcttttagggttagagaaaccttggtgaaaggcaatctcataaagatcactcaaaaagaaaaagagatttcattgggtaacaagtaagatcttgaatttatgaattcaccatcaattcattagtggtgttgaattttgggtttcacttagtacatagtagcATGtgactaagatcatgaacatagATTTTGTaaaaccataaacctcagtggttaaaacTGAGAGTCTTAGGGGTTATAGTGATGAAACGAAAtataatggagaaagatgatggagatgatataagaagcgaatgtacctctacttattaatgagaagttGGTCTAAGCAGACAACTCTAAACTCAgtgtgagtagagtaaggtagctcatgattagaatgaACTTGATAGCCTGGATTGGGACAACATGATTGGTGTAGATCatattattaaggcttcactcagaatcagttgaggcttgagtctacatacagcaacatgcttctagggacacctaactaaGGGAAAAAGATTTACCTGCCGGAGATGCGTTATCGAGAATCACACTTAAAAAAAACGTTAGATATatgaaaaatagttaaaacacagaaaatatttttggatttttgtgaaaattgaacagttgaaaaaaaaatttgggattttagaaatgaaaagaagtaaacaataataataaaaaaaattaaaaaaaaaattctcaaaagaaTACATTTGAAACGCCTTTAAAAAAAATTCAggaagttcagaaggaccgaacccgaaatagaccaaacgctcggttcatttcggttcatggaCCAACTtcacccaaaatagaccgaacccTAAATGGACCAaacctgaaatagaccgaacgctcggttcatttcggttcatataGGTTCGCTCTATTTTGCTTGTTACCTTTATGGGAGCGAAGGCGATTTCAGTACTGACTCGacttgcatcattcctaggccttgtaagatCTTATTGAAGCTAGCTTCAGGTAGAGCCTTTATGAAtatgtctgccagttgatcagtcgttctgacgaagtgaatttcaacgttgccatcttcgacgtgctccttgatgaaatgatatctcagTGCGATATGCttggtcttcgagtgttgcactgaaTTGTGACAGATTCtgattgcgctttcagagtcacagtacaaggggattttcttcatgtttaagccataatcctggagttgactttgtatccttACGACTTGAGATGTACAAGATGTTGCAGCAATGTATTCGGCTTCTGTCGTGGATAACGAGACTCAAGttcgtttcttggattgccaacttACTAATTTTCCGTCCAgaaatttgttggattagtgtctaagtccataactattttggtatgtacttgacccgatggtgcatggtccttttgggttgccttcaccaaagcaacttgattggagaaataaatagagagagattattatgatttattaatatgttataagaataatatattaaaggagaaatcatatttgtttaattaatattggtcaataattaattaagaattagttttgtgatcaaatgtaattaattaaactagaggggctgatttgtaattatgtgatagttacaaaataaggtaagaattatcttataagtatggtggacgaatttaaggttggaaagccttagaattcgagtgtgataaggattcaaggattatcttattggttgcttaatggataatcaactagataaggataatgactgaaaccctatctttacacctatataaacacccctagggttatgaattcgtgtatcccttcccaagaagtcttagatacgaattctaacctccctactctctctttataccttctccacttgcttatggtgtttgtaagccattagaggagtgacacttgtgactctctgctttccaaggtcaattcaaggaggaattagattgttattgctatgtaACAATCAatgtatgttcttaaacctatttacatgtgaattctgatttccatatgctagaattagggttcaagtcttggattcaaagtatgtacaatagagaaacctagatccgagctttagggtttgtatgagcacataggatgtcttatgaccaaaacccatcagtggtatcagagccatgattggtttctattgtattgatgcttgatgtaactgaaaatcgtgttttggcctcactgttcgacctgactcggcgagtcactcttggactcggcgagtcagccctactcggcgagttccagagggcgactcggcgagtcggtgcgtcagacagtgcttatctcgggatttcttgctgtttttgcattgggataattaccttatcatgttagattaatattaatccgattatatgatatatttgactataattttaatctaattgaaggtatttatcaattaataagataattgtttccttataagataattgattaattattttaagtaaattgataaattgttttgcaagaaatcatcaaatatggataattatgtgattaaatgttaatttgaattatttgttatttgatccttgttgttgtgaaaagtttcatatttggccctttaggttttatagtttaaatttgaaccccaaaagttttgttgttttgaaatttaaatagttgaaaccctaatgttttgaaaaaggtttcaaaacttgccctcaagttttggaatttaaattttgattaaatagtttaattttgatacatatttaaattctaatccctaatgtgttgaaatgtttcaaaacttgccctcaagttttggaatttaaaagttgattaaaagtttaattaggaatgttaaattctaaaactcaagtatagttttgaaaaagttcaaatcacacccttatggttttattaactaattaaggtgtttaattaaagaggattaataaatccataaaagtttaggtttacaatttaagtgaattaaaagtataattgttaaattgaaccacctaatattttaaaagtgtaaaatacaccctatactatatataacattatatatgtataactaaaagtcagtcttaccgttagtaggcctcattcacgaagctggtctataaggggtgtttaaggaaattgcctataaaatggcgattgaatgggtatccactcttacccaccgcactcttgactagtggagggtcgttagccgaacgggtaggataggacgaaaccttccattataagtataatgaattatcaagtaactaaatgttttataaaattcccaatcttagttacttaggcaaaagtgaattgatgcaattccatgaaattacactttgtgcccttgcgaagacgttagtggagcgtgtgtggttaaccggcacactaaatgggtctaagcaaaggtagcaaagggtgactcaatgtttgtcatagttcggtggagcgtgtgtggtttaccggcacatcgaataggtgattgtaatatgtgagggcaccatgtagtttgcatggttattcacacccgctttgtgatcctcggcatcccagtcacaaacaagaggggcatatcgagatataaacatgccattgaaagttcaatgtatctcaaaggatctaggagttttcatagatttaaaacttaaatttctttttcgtttttcatggtggaaattagtgaatcgtcattcacttaccttcaaatattctgcaactagattacggcatcccttttctaggttgtagcgtattgtgttgggtcctagccttggaatttcatttgggtgatttaccaaggactcaatcaatcaactaacttgaattcgttttctcccattttgtagatgtcaaagttcgacaactatggtattcccaaatcccgtggaacaagcattccacatgaagatgatattccacgattcgatcgaggatcaagaaatcatgcttcacttcctcctcctcctccaattattctccctaacccacaagattgtaaaattgaaaggttcaatatcactcaagcccttttggcaagtaaacataaagaaggaaagtcggtgtgtgcacacgtcctagggatgaagtcgcgcattgatagactaagaatgatgggatccattgttagtgaagagatggctgttgattgggttcttcagtcactcatatagtgagttcgtaagagagtactatatgacgaaccacaacgtgacccttatagatctcacctatatgcttattgctgtcgaatcagcaatggtttggcgcaatagaaaaagcaaggttgattggtgaatctgccttcaagaactctatggatatagacaatggcaatgaaagacatgcaatgatcaaaaaggttgatcataagagaaaggcgatgtctgaagtagttccatatgttgttccaaaagagtcaatttgcttttattgccaagagaaggggcattggaga includes these proteins:
- the LOC111876603 gene encoding uncharacterized protein LOC111876603, producing the protein MLRSIEEADKPAKRGMKPESQNEGPITKPSKGQTPKKRKTDKAAPSPPQPKKQKKPARRLILQSSSESDSECVPPNQKKALSSDSENESSDEEASGQGDTPPRSPTPEIPVHTTSTTTTKPTFTIPNPPVTEPTFTTKPPPTTEPPTTSKPLSPTPSIETTPILGGEDLEFDSTYFSPYRVQSEDDDDGPITKRHLKVVNDKPDQLLSSSSSEAYSDAALKALFSSVVAEHSASLTAAAKAIEASTSQCQQASRAATAAKNAAIVNSSIESLQQTLQFECSKVKAARLAIQ